From the Solanum pennellii chromosome 4, SPENNV200 genome, one window contains:
- the LOC107016671 gene encoding uncharacterized protein LOC107016671 produces MKSRESLDYLMHLKKFFNRLHHYNLKLNPTKCAFGVPSIKLLGFIVSKRGIELEPSKIKAIEELPPTNTKKEVMSFLGRLNYISRFIAQSTVVCDPIFKLLKKDALTKWIEECQTTFVAIKNYLSNPTVLVPLREGFPLLLYFSISDNAFGCVLGQNDEIGKKE; encoded by the coding sequence ATGAAGTCCCGCGAAAGTTTGGACTACTTGATGCATTTAAAGAAGTTCTTCAACCGTCTGCATCATTACAACTTGAAGCTAAATCCTACTAAATGTGCTTTTGGGGTGCCGTCCATaaagttgttgggatttatagtcagcaaAAGGGGTATTGAGCTCGAACCTTCCAAGATTAAGGCAATTGAAGAGTTACCTCCTACGAATACGAAGAAGgaagtgatgagtttcttagggaggttgaacTATATCAGTCGGTTCATAGCTCAATCCACTGTGGTATGTGATCCTATCTTCAAGCTGTTGAAGAAAGACGCTTTGACAAAGTGGATTGAAGAATGTCAGACTACTTTTGTTGCTATCAAGAACTACTTGTCCAATCCAACGGTGTTGGTGCCTCTGCGAGAAGGATTCCCGCTGTTGCTATATTTTTCCATCTCAGATAATGCATTTGGATGCGTACTTGGTCAAAATGACGAAATAGGAAAGAAGGAATGA
- the LOC114076877 gene encoding uncharacterized protein LOC114076877 codes for MIQHPDTDYIDSLDIEIKEQPVHCSHVENELDGLPWYFDIKKYLETKNYPDDVTSNQKKLIHRMSLNFFLSGEVLYRRTPDLDLLRCIDVIEAAKLIEQIHAGVCDEMQTELHLCTQALFERSPKVISELGSPIRKDR; via the exons ATGATTCAACATCCAGATACTGATTATATTGATTCTCTGGATATAGAGATAAAGGAGCAGCCAGTTCATTGTTCCCACGTTGAAAATGAACTAGACGGTTTGccatggtattttgatataaagaagtacTTAGAAACCAAAAATTATCCTGATGATGTAACATCCAACCAGAAGAAGTTGATACACCGTATGTCTCTCAACTTCTTTCTAAGTGGAGAAGTCCTTTACaggaggactccagatttaGATCTTCTCAGATGTATCGATGTTATTGAAGCTGCGAAGCTTATTGAACAAATACATGCTGGAGTTTGTG ATGAAATGCAGACTGAGCTTCACCTGTGTACCCAAGCTCTATttgaaagatctccaaaagtgATAAGTGAACTGGGATCCCCTATCCGAAAGGATAGATAA